Proteins encoded in a region of the Bartonella taylorii genome:
- the tsf gene encoding translation elongation factor Ts, with product MSITAAQVKELRELSGAGMMDCKAALAETNGDMEAAVDWLRKKGIAKADKKAGRTAAEGLIGIASKGSSAVLVEINSETDFVARNDVFQDIVRNVATAALGTQGCVDAVSTSLYPNSEKTVAATIKDAIGTIGENMAFRRSAKLSVENGVVASYIHNSVADNLGKLGVLVAIETTGNKEAAAAFGRQVAMHIAATNPLALTDEDVDASAVEREKAIFSDQARQSGKPENIIEKMVEGRMRKFFEEVVLLSQAFVMNPDVTVEAALKDAEKSIGAPAKITGFIRFALGEGVEKENSDFAAEVAAAAKG from the coding sequence ATGAGTATTACTGCTGCACAAGTAAAAGAACTTCGGGAATTATCAGGTGCTGGTATGATGGATTGTAAGGCAGCACTGGCAGAAACCAATGGGGATATGGAGGCTGCTGTTGATTGGCTTCGTAAAAAAGGGATAGCCAAAGCAGATAAAAAAGCCGGTCGTACGGCGGCTGAGGGATTAATCGGAATTGCATCAAAGGGTTCAAGTGCAGTTTTGGTTGAAATTAATTCGGAAACAGATTTTGTAGCACGCAATGATGTATTTCAAGACATTGTACGTAATGTAGCAACAGCTGCTTTGGGTACGCAAGGGTGTGTTGATGCTGTTTCAACGTCTCTCTACCCTAATTCTGAAAAGACTGTAGCGGCTACAATTAAAGATGCCATTGGTACCATTGGTGAGAATATGGCATTTCGGCGTTCTGCTAAACTTTCTGTTGAGAATGGTGTAGTTGCTAGTTATATACACAATAGTGTGGCTGACAATCTTGGTAAACTTGGTGTTTTGGTTGCTATTGAAACGACAGGGAATAAGGAGGCAGCAGCTGCTTTTGGTCGGCAGGTTGCAATGCATATTGCTGCAACTAATCCGTTAGCACTGACAGATGAAGATGTTGATGCCAGCGCTGTTGAACGTGAAAAGGCAATTTTTTCAGATCAGGCCCGTCAGTCTGGCAAGCCTGAAAATATCATTGAAAAAATGGTGGAAGGGCGTATGCGTAAGTTTTTCGAAGAGGTTGTTTTGCTTTCTCAGGCTTTTGTTATGAATCCTGATGTAACTGTTGAAGCGGCTTTAAAGGATGCTGAAAAATCCATTGGTGCGCCGGCAAAAATCACAGGTTTTATTCGTTTTGCGCTAGGAGAAGGTGTTGAGAAAGAAAATTCTGATTTTGCTGCAGAGGTTGCAGCGGCTGCAAAAGGGTAG
- the rpsB gene encoding 30S ribosomal protein S2, producing MALPDFTMHQLLEAGVHFGHQTHRWNPKMTPYIYGQRNNIHIIDLAQTVPLLHQALKLVSDTVAQGGRVLFVGTKRQASDIIADAANRSAQYYVNARWLGGMLTNWKTISHSIHRLRKLDKILAAEAQGFTKKERLNLERDREKLNRALGGIKDMGSVPDLIFIIDTNKENIAIQEAKRLGIPVIAIIDTNCDPDNVTHPIPGNDDASRAISLYCDLFARAALDGIARQQGAMGVDLGAQVDAPVEPVLENAVLVSE from the coding sequence ATGGCACTACCAGACTTTACTATGCATCAGCTTTTAGAAGCAGGTGTACATTTTGGTCACCAGACTCATCGCTGGAATCCCAAAATGACTCCCTATATTTATGGTCAGCGTAATAATATTCATATTATTGATTTGGCTCAGACTGTTCCTCTTTTGCACCAAGCGCTTAAACTTGTTTCAGATACAGTTGCACAGGGTGGTCGCGTTCTCTTTGTTGGTACGAAGCGACAGGCATCTGACATTATTGCTGATGCAGCGAATCGTTCGGCACAATATTATGTTAATGCGCGTTGGCTTGGCGGGATGCTTACAAACTGGAAAACGATTTCTCATTCAATACATCGCTTACGTAAGCTGGATAAAATCCTCGCTGCTGAAGCACAAGGTTTTACTAAAAAAGAACGTTTAAACCTTGAGCGTGATCGCGAAAAACTTAATCGTGCGCTCGGTGGCATTAAGGATATGGGATCTGTTCCAGATCTTATATTTATTATTGATACAAATAAAGAGAATATTGCTATCCAAGAAGCGAAACGTTTGGGTATTCCGGTTATTGCTATTATTGATACAAACTGCGATCCTGATAACGTGACACATCCGATTCCAGGTAATGATGATGCATCACGTGCAATTTCTCTTTATTGTGATCTTTTTGCTCGTGCAGCTCTTGATGGTATTGCTCGCCAACAAGGAGCAATGGGTGTGGATTTAGGGGCTCAAGTTGATGCGCCGGTGGAACCCGTTTTGGAAAATGCGGTTCTAGTTTCTGAGTAA
- a CDS encoding cell envelope integrity EipB family protein, which yields MIRSLFIIILYVAFLCSAKAEESIFIAPHRAIYDFQLDSVSHDMTISGMSGRMVYELTGSECQGYTTRFRFISRIHLEDMPERLTDQQTTSYETGDSRTFHFSVTDQVGQEVAHRSEGVAERIQDGIIVKLKKPKEKEYKLAMAEFPIMQLKNIIRHAKAGYHFYHVTVFDGTDKADKVKKESVIIGEKKLPFSDSETKKMGKLDEEEYWPVTISYFDDVEKKDGLPVYRTSFLLYESGVMRDLHIEYGTFSVRAKLSSLEFLEVGKDLNQCKH from the coding sequence ATGATCAGATCGTTATTTATAATAATTTTATATGTTGCTTTTTTATGTAGTGCGAAAGCAGAAGAGTCCATTTTTATTGCACCTCATCGGGCAATTTATGATTTTCAGCTCGATAGTGTTTCTCATGACATGACAATTTCCGGGATGTCAGGGCGAATGGTCTACGAATTGACGGGTTCGGAATGTCAGGGCTATACCACACGTTTTCGTTTTATCAGCCGTATTCATCTTGAAGATATGCCGGAGCGTTTAACGGATCAACAGACGACGAGTTATGAAACAGGTGATAGCCGTACATTTCATTTTAGTGTTACAGATCAAGTTGGACAAGAGGTTGCACATCGTTCTGAAGGTGTAGCTGAGCGTATTCAAGATGGGATTATAGTTAAACTGAAAAAGCCAAAGGAAAAAGAATACAAGCTTGCAATGGCTGAGTTTCCGATTATGCAACTGAAGAATATCATCCGCCATGCAAAAGCAGGTTATCATTTCTACCACGTTACTGTATTTGATGGAACAGATAAAGCCGACAAAGTCAAAAAAGAAAGTGTGATCATTGGAGAAAAGAAGCTTCCTTTCTCTGATTCTGAAACGAAAAAAATGGGAAAATTGGATGAAGAGGAATATTGGCCCGTTACGATTTCTTATTTTGATGATGTAGAAAAAAAAGATGGTTTGCCAGTTTATCGTACCAGTTTTCTGTTATATGAAAGCGGTGTTATGCGTGATCTCCATATAGAGTATGGAACTTTTTCAGTGCGTGCAAAATTGAGTAGTCTTGAATTTCTCGAAGTTGGAAAAGATCTTAATCAATGTAAACATTAA
- a CDS encoding RidA family protein, translating to MTNTIERNLKKFGITLPEATQPIANYVTVSQSGNQLFISGQLPLFDGKPIATGKVGATVSAEQAKKSAETCALNMLAQIKAALGDLNRIKRVVKITVFVAVDPHFTDIPLVANGASNLLVNILGETGKHARSAVGVASLPMNVPVEVEAIIEI from the coding sequence ATGACCAACACGATTGAAAGGAATCTAAAAAAATTTGGAATCACCCTTCCTGAAGCAACGCAACCCATTGCCAATTACGTAACAGTCTCACAAAGCGGCAACCAACTCTTTATTTCTGGACAACTCCCTCTTTTTGATGGAAAGCCAATAGCAACTGGCAAAGTTGGTGCAACTGTTAGCGCTGAACAAGCAAAGAAATCAGCAGAAACCTGTGCACTCAACATGCTCGCACAAATCAAGGCAGCTCTGGGTGATTTAAACAGAATAAAACGTGTAGTAAAAATCACTGTTTTTGTTGCCGTAGACCCTCATTTTACCGATATCCCTCTTGTCGCCAATGGAGCTTCTAATTTACTCGTCAATATCCTTGGTGAGACTGGGAAACATGCTCGTTCTGCTGTTGGTGTTGCCTCTCTTCCAATGAATGTTCCAGTAGAAGTGGAAGCCATCATAGAAATCTAA
- a CDS encoding HIT family protein → MKQTYDNNNIFAKLIRDEIPSVRVYEDDDVIAFMDIMPQAPGHTLVIPRKGSRNLLDADIETLFPVIRAVQKIAIAVKKAFQADGITVMQFNEAASQQTVYHLHFHIIPRMEGVELCSHNDVITPTEILEENAKKIRAAL, encoded by the coding sequence ATGAAACAAACTTATGATAATAATAACATTTTTGCTAAATTGATTCGCGATGAAATTCCCTCTGTTCGCGTCTATGAAGATGATGATGTTATTGCATTCATGGATATCATGCCACAAGCACCAGGACATACGCTGGTTATACCTAGAAAAGGCTCAAGAAACCTACTGGATGCGGATATTGAAACATTGTTTCCTGTTATTAGAGCTGTTCAAAAAATCGCCATTGCCGTCAAAAAAGCCTTTCAAGCAGATGGTATAACAGTTATGCAATTTAATGAAGCAGCTAGTCAACAAACCGTTTATCATCTCCATTTCCATATTATACCACGTATGGAAGGAGTAGAGCTTTGCTCCCATAATGATGTTATAACGCCTACAGAAATACTTGAAGAAAATGCAAAAAAAATCCGTGCTGCTCTCTAA